The genomic DNA GGCTCTACGTCTTCTAATTTTGCTCTTCTGCATACAGCTACAGCAGGCATGCTGATCCCTCCTCGAATCCGGCACAATAATATGAATAAATATACAACAAAGCGTATATAAGTTCAATATATTATTTTCCGTCCAAGGCACCTACAAATTCGGCAAACACTTCATTGCCAAACAAGATCCCCTTCCGGCTCAACCGGTAGCCTCCTGCTGCTGCGGTTCTTTCCAGCAATCCGGCATCCAGCAATTTGCTGAACTGCCCCCCGAACACTTCATCAAACGAAAGCCCGAACTGGCTCCGGAACCGTTCATCCGAAATGCCCTCCAGTACGCGCAGACCGACCATGACGAAATCCTCCATCGCTTCCTCGCGGGATATCTCGAACCGCTCGAGAATCGGCCTTCCCTGCTGAGTTGCTTCATTATATGGGTTAACGCCCTTAATGTTGACATGGCGCCAGCGATTTACGTATCCGTGGGCGCCTGCCCCAAGGCCGTAGTAATCTTCGTTACGCCAGTAAGTCATATTATGCCGGCTCTCGAAGCCGGGTTTGGCAAAGTTGCTGATCTCATATTGCTTGTATCCGGCTTGCTCCATTCGCTCCATCAGCAGCAGATACATGTTCAATTCGTCCTCTTCCGCCGGCAGGGGAAGCTGGTTCTTCTGATACATCGTATGGAAAAGCGTATTCTCCTCGACTTTGAGGCTGTATATGGAATAATGCGGAAGACCGAGCTCCAATGCTCGGGATACACTGTAATCCAGCATTTCGACCGTCTGGTTCGGCAGACCGAACATCAGATCGATCGACAGATTGTCCAGCCCGGCCGCTCTCGCATTCTCCAAGCTGCGAAATACGTCGTCGGTGTTATGGATTCGCCCGATTCCGCTGAGCAGCTCGTTCTGGAACGCCTGCACGCCGAAGCTGACGCGATTGACGCCCCCCGCTTTCATGACGGCCAGCTTCTCCCGGTCCGTCGTACCGGGATTGGCCTCCATGGAAAATTCGATATCCGCTGCCCAATTCGGAAAGTGACGTCGTACGGAGGACAGGAAAAATTCCATTTCATCCGGTTTGAGTACAGTCGGCGTACCGCCGCCAACGAATATGCTCTTAATCTCTCCGGGCGGTGTCTCCTGCACCGTCAGCTCCATCTCAAGGTCGAGCGCCCGCAAATAATCCATGACCGGCTGATCCTTGAGGACGTAGGAGTTAAAGTCGCAATAGAAGCATTTATTCGTGCAAAACGGAATGTGGATATATACGGCCTGAGGAGCCGTTTTCGTGCTTAGCGAGGAACCCTGCGGCTCCCTGCCTTCCCTTTTCAATTGATGGCTCACGCTGGTGCCCCTCCTTATATCATATATCGCCAGATTAGGCGGTCGTTTCAAACGGTAGTACGGAAAAAGGAAAGCCCTCCGGCTTTCCTTATTTATCCCTATGCATGCGGCAAGTGGTTCGGTTAATTGTCGTCGATTTTCAGAACCGCCATAAACGCCTCCTGCGGCACCTCCACGTTGCCTACCTGCTTCATGCGCTTCTTGCCTTCTTTTTGCTTCTCGAGCAATTTGCGTTTACGGGAGATGTCCCCACCGTAACATTTTGCAAGCACGTTTTTGCGCATTGCTTTGACCGTCTCTCTGGCTACGATCTTCGTACCAACGGAAGCCTGAATCGGCACCTCGAACATTTGGCGTGGAATCAGCTCGCGCAGCTTCTCGCAAATGGCGCGGCCACGGTGGTAAGCCCGGTCTCTGTGAACGATGAAGGACAACGCATCCACCTGCTCCCCGTTGAGAAGGATGTCCATTTTGACCAGGTTCGATTGACGGTAGCCGGAAAGCTCGTAGTCAAAGGAAGCGTATCCCTTCGTGCTGGATTTCAGCTGATCGAAGAAATCGTACACGATTTCGGACAATGGAACCTGGTACGTAATCGTTACCCGCGTCGTATCCAGGTACTCCATATTGATAAATTCCCCGCGTTTGCTTTGGCAGAGCTCCATGACCGTGCCCACGAAATCATTCGGTACGATGATGGAAGCCTTGACGAACGGCTCCTCTACGTGATCGATCTTGCCGACCTCCGGATAGTTGGAAGGGTTATCGATCGACACCGTCTCTCCGTTCGTCAGGGCCACTTTGTATATAACGCTTGGCGCAGTCGTAATGAGGGGAATATTGAACTCCCGCTCGATGCGTTCCTGAATGACGTCCATGTGCAGCAGGCCGAGGAATCCGCAGCGGAATCCGAAACCAAGCGCACTGGAGGTCTCCGGCTCAAAGCTGAGTGAAGCATCGTTCAACTGCAGCTTCTCCAGTGCTTCACGCAAGTCGTTGTAATCGGACGTGTCGATCGGATACAGGCCGCAGAATACCATCGGATTGATCTTGCGGTAACCCGGGAGAGGCTCTGCCGTCGGATTCTTCGCATCCGTAATCGTATCCCCGACCTGTGTGTCGCCCACCGTCTTGATGCCGGCGACGATAAATCCTACATCACCGACATTCAACTCGTCTACTATCGTCATCCGCGGCATGAAGGCGCCGACCTCAATGACCTCAAATGTCTTGCCAGTCGCCATCATTTTAATCTTCGAGCCCGCTTTGATATGCCCGTTAATAACGCGGACATACACGATAACCCCTTTGTACGGGTCGTAATGCGAGTCGAAAATCAGCGCCTTCAGCGGTTCGTCGGGATCTCCCGTCGGCGCAGGTACCTTCTGCACGACCTGCTCAATAATTTCCCTGATGCCAATTCCGGCTTTGGCCGAAGCATGGACGGCCTCGCTGGCGTCCAGACCGATGACATCTTCAATCTCCTGCTTCACGCGATCTGGATCTGCACTCGGCAGATCGATCTTGTTAATGACCGGCAAAATCTCAAGATTGTTATCCAATGCCAAGTAGACATTAGCCAGCGTTTGAGCTTCGATCCCTTGCGCGGCATCGACGACCAGAAGCGCTCCTTCACAAGCTGCCAGGCTTCTGGATACCTCATAAGTGAAGTCGACGTGTCCTGGCGTATCGATCAAATTAAGCACATATTCTTCACCGTCATCCGCACGGTATGAGAGTCGGACTGCCTGTAGCTTAATCGTAATTCCGCGTTCTCTCTCCAGCTCCATCGTATCAAGCACCTGCTGCTGCATTTCCCGCGAGGTTAACGCCCCGGTGTATTCTAAAATGCGGTCAGCCAACGTTGATTTGCCATGGTCGATATGTGCAATAATACAGAAATTCCGAATTTTTTGCTGCCTTGCTCTAATATCTGTCATTGTTACCCCCACCACAAATCCTTAGAAGTATAATCAATTTATTATATCAGGTATGGAAAGCATCAGCAATGTCGGCCTTGGCGTCAGAAAAATAAAATCCCGACCGAGGTTGTTCTCCAACCTCCCAATCGGGATAATTTCTTCTATATTATATAGAAGCAACTGCTTAACTTTAACGTTTACAGTTTCAGGAACGCTTGCAAAGTACGGTCGCTCAAATATGGCAAGTACTCGTGCCCATACTCGTGGTAGACCAGCAGCTCTTTTTCCGCGCAAATTTTGTTATAGACCGCAAATTGCGTGGACGGCGGACAGATCGTGTCGGCAAGTCCGGTTACGAACAGCACCTTGGCCTTAATCCGGCTGGCCAGATGTTGAATGTCAATATAACCTAGCTTCGTGAAAAACTTTTCCTCCCGCAAATGGTGAGGATCGAAGAACCGAAAATAATAATGAATTTCTTCATAAGCCGAAGTCGTAACATTCAGTTCAAAGGCTCTGCGGTAATCGCACAAGAACGGATATACGGGCACAGCCAACTTAACCCTTGACTCCAGTGCAGCGCAAGCTGTTGCTAGGGCGCCTCCCTGCGAGAGGCCGTGCACACCAATCCGCTCTGGGTCAACATGCTCCATACTCATCAGAATCCTCACCGTCTGCACCGTATCGAGAAAGACGTTCCGGAAATACAGCTTATCCGGATTCGGGTCATCGATTCCCCGGATAATATGGCCGCGAATCGTCGTCCCCTGTACCGTCAAATTATCCTCGGACAAGCCGCCTTGACCGCGGCAGTCCAGCGCCAGCACCGTAATGCCGTGAGCCGCATAATTCACCTTATCTGCCCAGTCCCCGCTATCACAGGAGTAGCCATGGAACATCGCCATAGCTGGGCCTTGATCCTCCAGTTTCTTCGGTTTCACGTATTTCGCATGGATTCGCGCTCCGCCTGTCCCGGTAAAATATAAGTGATAGCAATCCGCTAATGGGCTGCTAAATTCAGCCGGAACCAGCTCATAATCCAGTGATTGCCCTTCCAGCTCCTGTAGCGCCCTCGCCCAATACGCATCAAAATCAGCCGGCCGCGGGCTGCTTCCTTCATATTGCTTTAACTCCGCTAACGCCATGTCGCTGCCCATCCCGTTACGCCTCCTCAAATAAGAGGACGAAAGCCGCCTCTTCATGATGAAGGATTCCGCCCTCTGCCTGATATGGTTATCGCAAATCTCAAGCTACATCATGCCGATTCCGGCATCGTCGGCCACTTCCTCGCTCGTCTCCTTTACGTACTCTACAATTTCCTGTACCGTCGTATAGGCCACGCCTACGTAAGTATCCGCTGCTCCGTAATAAATGGCAATCCTGCCCGCTTCGGCATCATGCAGAGTGGCGCACGGGAACACAACATTGTTGACAAAACCCCGTTCCTCGTACCACTCTTCCGGCGTCAGCACATAATTCGCCGAGCGATACTTCACTTTGGAAGGCTCATCCCGGTCCAGAATGACGGCGCCCATGCTGTATACGAGCCCGTTGCACGTGCCGGTAACACCGTGATAGAACATAAGCCAGCCTTCCGTCGTCTCGATCGGGGCCGGTCCGCCGCCGATTTTCACCGATTGCCACCAGCCTTGCCCGCCCTTGGACATGACATGGCGATGCTTGCCCCAATAGACAAAATCAGGGCTTTCACTAAGGAATACGTCGCCAAATGGTGTATGCCCGCTATCGCTAGGGCGGGACAGCATCACATAGTTGCCGTTGATTTTGCGCGGGAAGAGCACTCCGTTGCGATTGAATGGCAGAAACGGATTCTCCAGGCGCACGAACGTTTTGAAATCCTGCGTCTTTGCGGCACCAATGGCAGCTCCATAAAAATCAGTACACCAAATAATATAGTATGTCCCGTCTACCTTGATGACCCGCGGATCATAGGCATAGTTCGGCTGAAACGGCTTGCCTGCCTCGTCGACGAAAGCAATCCGCTCTTCTTCGATCGACCAGTTCAGCGCATCGTCGCTCCATCCGAGATGAAGATGCGGGCGCCCGTTAATCGTTTCCGCACGAAATACTCCGGCGAACCGCCCTTCGAAAGGAACCACCGCGCTGTTAAAAATACGGGCGATCCCCTTGGCCGGATTTCGCTGAATTACCGGGTTATTGCTATGTCTCCACACCGGGCCTGCTGTACCTGCCGGTTTTTCCTGCCAAGGCATGTTTGTTAGTTTGTCTCCAATAATACGCACTTCTGTCATGTGGTATGTCTCCTTCCAATGCATTCATCTATGAATTATTTCACGGAACCCTGCGCAAAGCCGTTATAAATATATTTCTGCAGCGCGATAAACGCGACCAGAATAGGAATGATCGTAATCATGATCGCCGCGCAGATGACTTCCCACTGCGAACCGTATGGCCCCTTGAATTTGAACAAGGCGGTCGATATCACTTGCAGATTCTCGCCCGGCATGTAGAGAAACGGCGTATAGAAATCATTGTAAATGTTAACGCCCTTGACAATGATGACCGTCACGATCGCCGGAGCAAGCAGCGGAAGCACGATTTTGAAAAAAATCGTAATATAGGAGGCCCCGTCCAGCATCGCCGATTCATCCAGAGATTCCGAGATCGTGTCCAGAAATTGCAGAAAAATATAAACCGCGATAATATCCGTTCCCAAATAGAGAATAATCGGCGCAAAGCGGGTATTGACCAGGTCAAGCGTATCGATAATCCGGAACGTAGCCACCTGTGTCGTAACGCTGGGAATCAGCGTTGCCAAGAGGAAGGCCCCCATAAGCAGCTTGCTGCCCCGGAATTTAAAGCGGCTAAGCACATAAGCGATCATCGATCCAATCAGCGTGGCTCCTATAATGGAAATGGCGAGAATAAAAAGCGTATTGCCAAAGCCGAGCAGCATTTTCCCATCGACGAAAGCTTTCGTATAATTCGAGAAGTTCATCCAGTTTTGCGGCGGATCCAGCGGACTGGTCGCCCCGTATTCGGCATTTGTTTTCAAGGATGAGAAAAATACGACAATGATCGGAATGAGGGCCGCGAAGGCGCCTAGAATGAGCGTAATATATTTGAACGTACTGCCTGCCGCATATTTGAGTCTGTACACGATCAATCATCCCCCTTAATCAGAACCCGCTGAAGCAGCGTCACGAGAATGACGATGATAAGCAGCACGACAGCCATGGCCGAAGCAAGGCCTAGCTTGCTGTATTTAAATGCAACGTCAACCGTTTGAATAACAAAGGTATTACTTCCGTTGGAGCCCCCGGTCATAATATATGGAATATCGAAGGCGCTGATCGCGCCGCTAATAGCCAAAATTAAGTTGAGCTGCAAAATCCGCTTGATGCTGGGCAGAATGATATGCCTGAATTGATGCCAGCGATTTGCGCCGTCAATGTCAGCAGCCTCATAAATGTCCTTGCCGATGGAAGAAATCGCTCCAAGGAAAATAATGAAGTTGAAGCCCATGTACCTCCACAAGGATGCGCCTGCAAGCGAAATATTAATGATGTTCGGATTCAAAAGCCAACCCTGCGACAAATGCCCAAGCCCGATAACCTGAAGCAGCGTATCCAAGGTACCGTCCGGCCGAAAGAAGACGAGAAAAATAAATCCGATGGCGACCCCATTGAGCAGATAAGGGAAAAACAGCACCCCTTTAAAGAAATTTTTGAAGCGGACATTGAAACTAAGAATGGTAGCAAAGTACAAAGCCAATCCCATCTGCACGAAAGTCGCTCCGAAGTAGTAGAGACTGACCTTGAACACGGAAAAATACTTTGGGTTTGTAAAAATCGTTTGATAATTTTCAAATCCGACGTAATCGAAGCTTTTACTATAACCGTTCCAGTTCGTAAAGCTGTATTTGAACATGTTGAATACAGGGAGATAGGCAAACGTGAATAATAAGACGACCGGAATCAGCGAGAAAGCGATAATTATGATTCGTCTTTGCGTCTTGTAGCTTAGGTTTGCAAACACCACTCACACCTCCAGGCCTTGTCTCTGTCTTGATATGGTATAGAGAAGAAAAACGCGCAGAGGCGTTTTTCTTCGAATGGTTCCAACCCGCAAGATGTCCGGATCGTTTACTTCGTTACTTTTGCCCGGGATTTCACCCATGCATCGTT from Paenibacillus woosongensis includes the following:
- a CDS encoding carbohydrate ABC transporter permease translates to MYRLKYAAGSTFKYITLILGAFAALIPIIVVFFSSLKTNAEYGATSPLDPPQNWMNFSNYTKAFVDGKMLLGFGNTLFILAISIIGATLIGSMIAYVLSRFKFRGSKLLMGAFLLATLIPSVTTQVATFRIIDTLDLVNTRFAPIILYLGTDIIAVYIFLQFLDTISESLDESAMLDGASYITIFFKIVLPLLAPAIVTVIIVKGVNIYNDFYTPFLYMPGENLQVISTALFKFKGPYGSQWEVICAAIMITIIPILVAFIALQKYIYNGFAQGSVK
- the lepA gene encoding translation elongation factor 4; the encoded protein is MTDIRARQQKIRNFCIIAHIDHGKSTLADRILEYTGALTSREMQQQVLDTMELERERGITIKLQAVRLSYRADDGEEYVLNLIDTPGHVDFTYEVSRSLAACEGALLVVDAAQGIEAQTLANVYLALDNNLEILPVINKIDLPSADPDRVKQEIEDVIGLDASEAVHASAKAGIGIREIIEQVVQKVPAPTGDPDEPLKALIFDSHYDPYKGVIVYVRVINGHIKAGSKIKMMATGKTFEVIEVGAFMPRMTIVDELNVGDVGFIVAGIKTVGDTQVGDTITDAKNPTAEPLPGYRKINPMVFCGLYPIDTSDYNDLREALEKLQLNDASLSFEPETSSALGFGFRCGFLGLLHMDVIQERIEREFNIPLITTAPSVIYKVALTNGETVSIDNPSNYPEVGKIDHVEEPFVKASIIVPNDFVGTVMELCQSKRGEFINMEYLDTTRVTITYQVPLSEIVYDFFDQLKSSTKGYASFDYELSGYRQSNLVKMDILLNGEQVDALSFIVHRDRAYHRGRAICEKLRELIPRQMFEVPIQASVGTKIVARETVKAMRKNVLAKCYGGDISRKRKLLEKQKEGKKRMKQVGNVEVPQEAFMAVLKIDDN
- a CDS encoding acetylxylan esterase; the protein is MGSDMALAELKQYEGSSPRPADFDAYWARALQELEGQSLDYELVPAEFSSPLADCYHLYFTGTGGARIHAKYVKPKKLEDQGPAMAMFHGYSCDSGDWADKVNYAAHGITVLALDCRGQGGLSEDNLTVQGTTIRGHIIRGIDDPNPDKLYFRNVFLDTVQTVRILMSMEHVDPERIGVHGLSQGGALATACAALESRVKLAVPVYPFLCDYRRAFELNVTTSAYEEIHYYFRFFDPHHLREEKFFTKLGYIDIQHLASRIKAKVLFVTGLADTICPPSTQFAVYNKICAEKELLVYHEYGHEYLPYLSDRTLQAFLKL
- a CDS encoding carbohydrate ABC transporter permease, which encodes MFANLSYKTQRRIIIIAFSLIPVVLLFTFAYLPVFNMFKYSFTNWNGYSKSFDYVGFENYQTIFTNPKYFSVFKVSLYYFGATFVQMGLALYFATILSFNVRFKNFFKGVLFFPYLLNGVAIGFIFLVFFRPDGTLDTLLQVIGLGHLSQGWLLNPNIINISLAGASLWRYMGFNFIIFLGAISSIGKDIYEAADIDGANRWHQFRHIILPSIKRILQLNLILAISGAISAFDIPYIMTGGSNGSNTFVIQTVDVAFKYSKLGLASAMAVVLLIIVILVTLLQRVLIKGDD
- a CDS encoding glycoside hydrolase family 130 protein, whose amino-acid sequence is MTEVRIIGDKLTNMPWQEKPAGTAGPVWRHSNNPVIQRNPAKGIARIFNSAVVPFEGRFAGVFRAETINGRPHLHLGWSDDALNWSIEEERIAFVDEAGKPFQPNYAYDPRVIKVDGTYYIIWCTDFYGAAIGAAKTQDFKTFVRLENPFLPFNRNGVLFPRKINGNYVMLSRPSDSGHTPFGDVFLSESPDFVYWGKHRHVMSKGGQGWWQSVKIGGGPAPIETTEGWLMFYHGVTGTCNGLVYSMGAVILDRDEPSKVKYRSANYVLTPEEWYEERGFVNNVVFPCATLHDAEAGRIAIYYGAADTYVGVAYTTVQEIVEYVKETSEEVADDAGIGMM
- the hemW gene encoding radical SAM family heme chaperone HemW — translated: MKREGREPQGSSLSTKTAPQAVYIHIPFCTNKCFYCDFNSYVLKDQPVMDYLRALDLEMELTVQETPPGEIKSIFVGGGTPTVLKPDEMEFFLSSVRRHFPNWAADIEFSMEANPGTTDREKLAVMKAGGVNRVSFGVQAFQNELLSGIGRIHNTDDVFRSLENARAAGLDNLSIDLMFGLPNQTVEMLDYSVSRALELGLPHYSIYSLKVEENTLFHTMYQKNQLPLPAEEDELNMYLLLMERMEQAGYKQYEISNFAKPGFESRHNMTYWRNEDYYGLGAGAHGYVNRWRHVNIKGVNPYNEATQQGRPILERFEISREEAMEDFVMVGLRVLEGISDERFRSQFGLSFDEVFGGQFSKLLDAGLLERTAAAGGYRLSRKGILFGNEVFAEFVGALDGK